A single window of Zea mays cultivar B73 chromosome 10, Zm-B73-REFERENCE-NAM-5.0, whole genome shotgun sequence DNA harbors:
- the LOC100282237 gene encoding Binding partner of ACD11 1 (The RefSeq protein has 1 substitution compared to this genomic sequence), producing the protein MSETGHTVQVTNLSSRVSESDLYEFFSFSGPIEHVELIRSGEYGATAYVTFKERFALETAVLLSGATIVDQPVCITYWGQPEETFNFWDRPTWEVEEEIEYTSYQSCQYNTTPQEALTVAQDIVKTMLAKGYVLSKDALAKARAFDESRGLTAAAAAKAAELSKRIGLTDRVSAGVGAMRSVDETYRVTETTKTVATATGITAAKVVNGIVTSSYFSAGAMMLSDALTRAAKAAADLAAHGRQS; encoded by the exons ATGAGTGAAACAGGGCACACTGTACAAGTCACTAACCTCTCGAGCAGAGTATCTGAAAGTGATCTTTATGAGTTCTTTTCGTTCTCTGGCCCTATTGAACATGTTGAACTTATCAG ATCAGGAGAATACGGTGCTACTGCTTATGTGACATTCAAGGAGCGCTTTGCCTTGGAAACTGCGGTATTGCTCAGT GGGGCTACTATTGTGGATCAGCCGGTATGCATAACTTATTGGGGACAACCTGAGGAGACTTTTAATTTCTGGGACAGGCCAACTTGGGAGGTTGAAGAGGAAATTGAATACACG AGTTATCAATCATGCCAGTACAACACTACTCCGCAGGAAGCTCTTACAGTGGCTCAAGATATCGTGAAGACGATGCTAGCAAAGGGGTACGTGCTCAGCAAGGACGCTTTGGCTAAGGCTAGAGCCTTTGATGAGTCCCGCGGATTAACAGCTGCAGCTGCAGCCAAGGCTGCAGAGCTGAGCAAGAGAATTGGTTTAACTGACAGGGTCAGTGCTGGTGTCGGTGCAATGCGATCGGTCGATGAGACATATCGCGTAACGGAGACGACCAAGACGGTAGCTACTGCCACTGGAAGAACTGCAGCTAAGGTGGTAAATGGTATCGTCACCAGCAGCTACTTCTCTGCAGGAGCCATGATGTTGTCTGATGCTCTTACTAGGGCTGCCAAGGCCGCGGCTGATCTGGCCGCTCATGGCAGACAGAGTTAA
- the LOC100282237 gene encoding binding partner of ACD11 1 isoform X2 has translation MLAKGYVLSKDALAKARAFDESRGLTAAAAAKAAELSKRIGLTDRVSAGVGAMRSVDETYRVTETTKTVATATGRTAAKVVNGIVTSSYFSAGAMMLSDALTRAAKAAADLAAHGRQS, from the coding sequence ATGCTAGCAAAGGGGTACGTGCTCAGCAAGGACGCTTTGGCTAAGGCTAGAGCCTTTGATGAGTCCCGCGGATTAACAGCTGCAGCTGCAGCCAAGGCTGCAGAGCTGAGCAAGAGAATTGGTTTAACTGACAGGGTCAGTGCTGGTGTCGGTGCAATGCGATCGGTCGATGAGACATATCGCGTAACGGAGACGACCAAGACGGTAGCTACTGCCACTGGAAGAACTGCAGCTAAGGTGGTAAATGGTATCGTCACCAGCAGCTACTTCTCTGCAGGAGCCATGATGTTGTCTGATGCTCTTACTAGGGCTGCCAAGGCCGCGGCTGATCTGGCCGCTCATGGCAGACAGAGTTAA
- the LOC100282237 gene encoding binding partner of ACD11 1 isoform X1 yields MSETGHTVQVTNLSSRVSESDLYEFFSFSGPIEHVELIRSGEYGATAYVTFKERFALETAVLLSGATIVDQPVCITYWGQPEETFNFWDRPTWEVEEEIEYTSYQSCQYNTTPQEALTVAQDIVKTMLAKGYVLSKDALAKARAFDESRGLTAAAAAKAAELSKRIGLTDRVSAGVGAMRSVDETYRVTETTKTVATATGRTAAKVVNGIVTSSYFSAGAMMLSDALTRAAKAAADLAAHGRQS; encoded by the exons ATGAGTGAAACAGGGCACACTGTACAAGTCACTAACCTCTCGAGCAGAGTATCTGAAAGTGATCTTTATGAGTTCTTTTCGTTCTCTGGCCCTATTGAACATGTTGAACTTATCAG ATCAGGAGAATACGGTGCTACTGCTTATGTGACATTCAAGGAGCGCTTTGCCTTGGAAACTGCGGTATTGCTCAGT GGGGCTACTATTGTGGATCAGCCGGTATGCATAACTTATTGGGGACAACCTGAGGAGACTTTTAATTTCTGGGACAGGCCAACTTGGGAGGTTGAAGAGGAAATTGAATACACG AGTTATCAATCATGCCAGTACAACACTACTCCGCAGGAAGCTCTTACAGTGGCTCAAGATATCGTGAAGACGATGCTAGCAAAGGGGTACGTGCTCAGCAAGGACGCTTTGGCTAAGGCTAGAGCCTTTGATGAGTCCCGCGGATTAACAGCTGCAGCTGCAGCCAAGGCTGCAGAGCTGAGCAAGAGAATTGGTTTAACTGACAGGGTCAGTGCTGGTGTCGGTGCAATGCGATCGGTCGATGAGACATATCGCGTAACGGAGACGACCAAGACGGTAGCTACTGCCACTGGAAGAACTGCAGCTAAGGTGGTAAATGGTATCGTCACCAGCAGCTACTTCTCTGCAGGAGCCATGATGTTGTCTGATGCTCTTACTAGGGCTGCCAAGGCCGCGGCTGATCTGGCCGCTCATGGCAGACAGAGTTAA
- the LOC103642111 gene encoding transcription factor ILI1, producing MSSGRRASRARRAAGSALPSSTTSRSISEDQISELLSKIQALLLPNSHTRNGAHRGSASASAARVLQDTCNYIRSLHQEVDNLSELLAELLASADVTSEQAAVIRSLLLM from the exons ATGTCCAGCGGCCGGAGGGCGTCACGCGCACGGCGTGCGGCGGGGAGCGCGCTCCCATCGTCGACGACGTCGAGGTCCATCTCAGAGGACCAGATCTCCGAGCTGCTGTCCAAGATCCAGGCTCTGCTCCTCCCGAACTCTCATACTCGCAATGGCGCACACAGG ggctcggcctcggcctcggcggcGAGGGTGCTGCAGGACACGTGCAACTACATCAGGAGCCTGCACCAGGAGGTGGACAACCTCAGCGAGCTGCTCGCCGAGCTGCTCGCCTCCGCCGATGTCACCAGCGAGCAGGCCGCCGTCATCAGGAGCCTGCTGCTCATGTGA